The proteins below are encoded in one region of Ferruginibacter lapsinanis:
- a CDS encoding glycosyltransferase family protein: protein MELKEVKIGYVPYKQDYNAPGDRRRFVFYANERKINFETADFDKYYDIVYLNLGCNISKWLNYKKKNPNTKIIFEAVDAFFLGGFTFLNCIRGTVKFLNRRESRWYLNYQSAINKMFKYADAVVCSTSLQKDFILKYNSNVHISLDYFLDDINSFKTNYEQTGKLKLVWEGQAYTLENILLLNDVFKKLADKIELHIITDLYIKYPFKIFNKSSKKIIEKIPCKTFFYEWQKDTFSKIIIDKDLAIIPLNERDNFTWNKPENKLLLFWQIGIPVLTSNSPAYKRVMQEAGLDSCFTDTVSCLKKIEEFLQKSAAEKKEEITKGLAYINKFHSKEVILKKWDELFASI from the coding sequence GTGGAATTAAAAGAAGTTAAAATAGGTTATGTCCCATATAAACAAGATTATAACGCTCCGGGAGACAGACGTAGGTTTGTGTTTTATGCTAATGAAAGAAAAATCAATTTTGAAACTGCCGATTTTGACAAATATTATGATATAGTATATCTTAACCTGGGATGCAATATTTCCAAATGGTTGAACTACAAGAAAAAGAACCCCAATACAAAAATAATTTTTGAAGCCGTAGATGCCTTTTTTCTGGGAGGATTTACCTTTTTGAATTGTATCAGAGGCACCGTTAAGTTTTTGAACAGAAGGGAAAGTCGTTGGTATTTAAATTACCAATCTGCAATTAATAAAATGTTCAAGTATGCCGATGCCGTAGTTTGCTCTACTTCTTTACAAAAAGATTTTATTTTAAAGTACAACAGTAATGTGCACATCTCTCTTGATTATTTTTTGGATGACATCAATTCTTTTAAAACCAATTATGAACAGACCGGTAAATTAAAACTGGTATGGGAAGGCCAGGCTTACACATTAGAGAACATTCTTTTATTGAATGACGTTTTTAAAAAACTTGCCGATAAGATAGAATTGCATATAATAACGGACCTGTATATTAAATATCCATTTAAAATTTTTAACAAATCTTCTAAAAAGATCATTGAAAAGATCCCTTGTAAAACTTTTTTTTACGAATGGCAAAAAGATACATTTTCTAAAATAATTATTGACAAGGATCTGGCTATAATACCGTTGAACGAACGGGATAATTTTACCTGGAATAAACCGGAAAACAAATTATTGTTGTTCTGGCAGATAGGCATTCCTGTATTGACTTCCAACAGCCCTGCTTACAAAAGAGTGATGCAGGAAGCCGGACTGGACTCATGTTTTACTGACACAGTATCTTGTTTAAAAAAGATAGAAGAGTTTTTACAAAAATCTGCTGCAGAAAAGAAAGAAGAGATCACTAAAGGCTTAGCTTACATTAATAAATTTCATTCCAAAGAAGTCATTTTGAAAAAATGGGATGAATTATTCGCTTCAATATAA
- a CDS encoding class I SAM-dependent methyltransferase — MIESLTRPYNERLFNTDTFRGRMHMARYIWLQEEVKNLGLNNISVLELGCYDAKAIYFLNNPSKYSGYDANWEYGLDIARETWKEKPEYTFHECNMAAEFNPAGEKFDITVCQETLEHLRNPDLLEYIKRMAMATKQYSFITVPNEQGFFFFLKYMFKKLTQGKSEEYNFKELMLTTFGMPHKVTRSLTDHKGFSYKELRGQLSEYFDIVYEKGVPFKWLPKSLSFSICILLKPKKI, encoded by the coding sequence ATGATCGAGAGTCTTACAAGACCTTATAATGAGCGGCTTTTTAATACTGATACTTTCAGAGGCAGGATGCATATGGCAAGGTATATTTGGCTGCAGGAAGAAGTAAAAAATCTGGGACTGAATAATATATCTGTTCTGGAATTGGGCTGTTATGATGCAAAAGCCATTTATTTTTTGAATAACCCATCGAAATATAGCGGCTATGATGCAAATTGGGAATATGGGCTTGATATAGCACGAGAAACATGGAAAGAAAAACCAGAATACACTTTTCATGAGTGTAACATGGCAGCTGAATTTAATCCGGCAGGAGAAAAATTTGATATCACTGTTTGTCAGGAGACACTGGAACATCTTAGAAATCCAGACCTGCTTGAGTATATAAAAAGAATGGCAATGGCTACAAAGCAATATTCTTTTATCACTGTGCCAAATGAACAAGGGTTCTTTTTCTTCTTAAAATATATGTTCAAAAAGTTGACCCAGGGTAAAAGCGAGGAGTATAATTTTAAGGAATTGATGCTGACAACTTTCGGAATGCCACACAAGGTTACCAGAAGCCTTACAGATCATAAAGGATTTAGTTATAAAGAGCTGCGAGGGCAGTTGTCGGAATATTTCGACATCGTATATGAAAAAGGAGTTCCGTTCAAGTGGTTACCCAAATCACTTAGTTTTAGCATTTGTATATTGCTAAAACCTAAAAAAATATAA
- a CDS encoding glycosyltransferase family 2 protein, with amino-acid sequence MVDIIIVNWNSGDYIKDCITSVFIPENESILGKVIIVDNNSADESLQLVLQRPQIEIIKNAENVGFAKACNQGFLAGNAEYVLFLNPDTQLQRNTLSDCLAYMEGHKETDIVGCQLLDDDGKISPSCARFPTPKTFFYDALGLSKIAPRLFTPAILMTDWDHKESRFVDQLTGAFMFMRRKVFERLGYFDERFFVYYEELDFSLRLHKMGGRSFFNAAIKAHHTGGGTTNKVKAYRLFLTLRSRLLYAKKNFSVSGCAFVSFTTFIIEPFSRLLFLIGSARFKEIKDLAKAYILLIKSRRIFSK; translated from the coding sequence ATGGTAGACATAATAATTGTAAACTGGAATAGCGGCGATTATATAAAAGATTGCATCACTTCTGTTTTTATACCTGAAAATGAATCAATACTGGGAAAAGTAATCATCGTTGATAATAATTCTGCGGACGAGTCTTTACAACTGGTTTTACAGCGTCCTCAAATTGAGATAATCAAAAATGCTGAAAATGTTGGATTTGCTAAAGCCTGTAACCAGGGTTTTTTAGCAGGCAACGCAGAATATGTATTGTTCTTAAATCCGGATACGCAGCTTCAGCGCAATACTTTATCAGATTGTTTGGCGTATATGGAAGGGCATAAGGAAACGGATATTGTGGGTTGTCAATTGCTGGATGACGATGGAAAAATAAGTCCCAGCTGTGCAAGATTTCCTACACCTAAAACATTTTTTTATGATGCTTTGGGGTTATCTAAAATAGCACCCAGGCTTTTTACCCCTGCAATTTTAATGACAGATTGGGATCATAAAGAAAGCAGGTTTGTTGATCAACTCACAGGCGCCTTTATGTTTATGCGTCGTAAAGTTTTTGAAAGACTTGGTTATTTTGACGAACGTTTTTTTGTGTATTATGAAGAACTTGATTTTTCACTTCGTTTGCACAAAATGGGAGGAAGGTCTTTTTTTAATGCGGCCATAAAAGCGCACCATACAGGTGGTGGAACTACCAATAAAGTAAAAGCATACAGGTTGTTCCTAACTTTACGTAGCAGGCTTTTATATGCAAAAAAGAATTTTTCTGTGTCTGGGTGTGCTTTTGTTTCTTTTACTACTTTTATTATAGAGCCTTTTTCGAGGCTATTATTTTTAATTGGTAGTGCCAGATTTAAAGAGATTAAAGATCTTGCAAAAGCATATATACTGTTAATTAAGTCACGCAGGATATTTTCGAAATAA
- a CDS encoding class I SAM-dependent methyltransferase: MAATKCIVCNQDASKVLENYKGYQEGEDFDIYYCSSCNTSFSSPHSVNDKIYDYIYSQSDVVPGYNRYALYAKEILNTKNALDYLANKEAMYFSIRETLAADKDKTKKILEVGSGLGYLTYAIKQQGYDITGLDISADAVKKATDRFGNHFICQDVYKYALDNAGKFDIVILTEVIEHLPEPNSFCDVLVSLLKPGGKLIITTPNKSATPPGEDYWDTESPPVHLTWFSEDSFRVIAAQRGLNFSFFDFTNFNKNHIDVTRFKYYKSFYKKGMRNRGHTLDKDGKVIAPLNLTVMSSAGRIKASVKKLAKLILEPLFILFLTDKKNPERNSILSVILQKPDIK, from the coding sequence ATGGCAGCTACTAAATGTATTGTTTGTAACCAAGACGCCTCAAAAGTCTTGGAAAATTATAAAGGGTATCAGGAAGGCGAAGATTTTGATATATATTACTGTTCTTCCTGTAATACATCTTTTTCCTCTCCACATTCGGTAAATGATAAAATTTACGATTATATCTATTCGCAAAGCGATGTTGTACCGGGTTATAACAGATACGCATTGTATGCAAAAGAGATCCTGAATACAAAAAATGCCCTGGACTATCTGGCCAATAAAGAGGCTATGTATTTTTCTATCCGGGAAACTTTGGCCGCAGACAAGGATAAAACAAAGAAGATACTGGAAGTAGGTTCCGGATTAGGGTATCTTACCTATGCCATTAAACAACAGGGATATGACATTACCGGGTTAGATATTTCTGCTGATGCTGTAAAAAAAGCAACAGACAGATTTGGTAATCATTTCATCTGTCAGGATGTTTATAAATATGCATTGGATAATGCAGGGAAATTTGATATTGTTATTCTTACAGAAGTAATAGAACATTTGCCCGAACCTAATAGTTTTTGTGATGTGCTGGTTAGTTTATTGAAGCCTGGAGGCAAACTAATTATTACCACTCCCAATAAATCAGCCACTCCTCCGGGGGAAGATTACTGGGACACAGAATCACCACCGGTGCACCTCACCTGGTTCTCAGAAGATTCTTTCAGGGTAATTGCTGCACAGCGAGGGCTTAACTTTTCTTTCTTTGACTTTACAAACTTTAATAAAAATCATATTGATGTAACCAGGTTTAAATATTACAAAAGTTTTTATAAAAAGGGAATGAGGAACCGTGGACATACGCTTGATAAAGACGGAAAAGTAATTGCCCCTTTGAATCTGACCGTAATGAGTTCGGCAGGAAGAATAAAAGCATCTGTAAAAAAATTAGCAAAATTAATCCTCGAACCTCTATTCATATTATTTTTAACCGATAAGAAAAACCCCGAAAGAAATAGTATTCTTAGTGTTATTTTACAGAAGCCAGATATAAAATAA
- a CDS encoding glycoside hydrolase family 55 protein: MLKACCFFVLTIFFGLSAFSKTLNVTKFGARGNGKTDDTKAIQAAINAAVNYPNATVYFPAGIYLIDSYTKTSVYLINYCLKLHSNISFRGDGSKSVIKLASHIFDSRDTMANAHIFYGTNIKHVQFTGLLVDMNGANNLVPSGIIKNNMTLFVENGSDISISNITIKNCSGSNMIAIRGTGHGLLIKNCSFYNGGNYVGGATPNRYQTDFSFLYCTWDSTKIVNNRLEQQNPDIALSNYTGGIELHGSYSYAGQNTIIGCNPGLYISSTAHVLKGVVVANNKIRQCLRGIAFWIQHPITDITISNNYISITYPRLLKQKLSGIEIPNGNAMEYSDRQANNAMLNNITIVNNTITSLLTEDKIDKTSGMILHSLQNSTIKSNTISGMNYGGIVMEGSKWGMRSVMIRNNKFNYFKRNNDIQAVGGYVIITDSYSSKVTGAPGLKNIIFTQNIFNKKITTISSNQQNKKQGKFFGAFIALPSKMMNEIHFDKNEFSDKKETIVSVKTD, encoded by the coding sequence ATGTTGAAAGCATGTTGCTTTTTTGTCTTAACTATCTTTTTTGGTCTCTCTGCATTTTCAAAAACGCTGAATGTTACAAAGTTTGGAGCCCGTGGGAATGGCAAAACAGATGACACCAAGGCCATCCAGGCAGCTATTAATGCGGCTGTCAATTACCCTAATGCTACTGTGTATTTCCCTGCCGGTATTTATTTGATCGATTCTTATACAAAAACATCCGTTTATCTTATTAATTATTGTCTGAAACTTCACTCTAACATTAGTTTTAGAGGAGATGGAAGTAAGTCTGTTATAAAATTAGCCAGCCATATTTTTGATAGCAGAGATACTATGGCCAATGCACATATTTTTTATGGTACAAATATTAAACATGTCCAATTTACCGGGTTACTGGTGGATATGAACGGAGCAAATAACCTGGTGCCTTCTGGAATTATAAAAAACAACATGACCTTGTTTGTTGAGAACGGCAGTGATATCAGTATCAGCAATATCACTATAAAAAATTGCTCCGGGTCAAATATGATTGCAATAAGAGGTACGGGGCATGGCTTACTAATAAAAAATTGTTCTTTTTATAATGGCGGTAATTATGTTGGAGGCGCCACTCCGAATAGGTATCAGACTGACTTTTCATTTTTGTATTGCACATGGGACAGCACAAAAATTGTCAATAACCGCCTTGAACAACAAAACCCGGACATAGCACTAAGTAATTATACAGGAGGAATAGAATTGCATGGCTCATATTCTTATGCAGGCCAAAATACTATTATCGGTTGTAATCCGGGGTTGTATATAAGCAGTACGGCACATGTGTTAAAAGGAGTGGTGGTTGCGAATAATAAGATACGTCAATGTTTAAGAGGTATTGCATTCTGGATACAACATCCTATTACTGATATTACTATATCCAACAACTATATCAGCATTACGTATCCTCGCTTACTGAAGCAAAAACTAAGTGGCATTGAGATCCCAAATGGTAATGCAATGGAATATAGCGACAGACAGGCCAACAATGCCATGTTAAATAATATCACCATCGTTAATAACACCATCACATCATTATTGACCGAAGATAAAATTGACAAAACCTCAGGAATGATCTTACATTCTCTACAGAATTCCACTATTAAAAGCAATACAATTTCAGGGATGAATTACGGGGGAATAGTAATGGAAGGAAGCAAATGGGGTATGAGATCTGTTATGATCAGAAATAACAAATTCAACTATTTTAAAAGGAATAACGATATACAGGCTGTGGGAGGATATGTGATCATTACAGATAGTTACAGCAGTAAGGTAACTGGAGCTCCGGGGTTAAAAAATATTATTTTTACTCAAAATATTTTCAATAAAAAAATAACCACTATTTCAAGCAATCAACAAAATAAAAAACAAGGCAAGTTTTTTGGAGCATTTATCGCACTCCCCTCTAAAATGATGAATGAGATTCATTTTGATAAGAATGAATTTTCGGACAAGAAGGAAACTATTGTATCTGTAAAAACAGATTAA
- a CDS encoding O-antigen polymerase yields the protein MDQQTIILTDIVFILLHLFVFLFNYTITSRKVFQPAVLFSFVWFSIILLHFILRHTILDQLYPVGVETYMILFVGVVTFSLGSLLVTGYNQLKNTEVLPSDQSDLTLSLTLRIIFLGIVVIGLPLYIQASIRVFLASQIDDFFQGLRNELSYGDEDIGPTKYLISLSFVVFAISYYSFVKEKGKLNRVLFITSFLVTVVYALLATGRTYFFIILSIYLGISYFHKKNFSLKKYGLLLIGFLLVFILFGMLYGKGGDLKDSLKDNLQASSETTGVYLVSSITALDNEIGRNVKARYPGEYTLRFFIKTGQQLNLVSDKKVSSLVSDFVFVPYPTNVFTFYSPYIRDFGKMYAWLMIGLFGALHTWIYHRSARTKNLRNTLYYSFLLFPLLMSFFQDQYMSLFSFWLQIMFFIELFLFLDVYFKVRKDKVIQS from the coding sequence ATGGATCAACAAACTATTATATTAACGGATATTGTTTTTATTCTTCTGCACTTGTTTGTTTTTTTATTTAATTACACGATCACTTCCAGAAAGGTCTTTCAACCGGCGGTATTGTTTTCGTTTGTTTGGTTTTCAATCATTTTATTGCACTTTATATTAAGGCATACTATTCTGGATCAGTTGTATCCTGTAGGTGTTGAAACCTATATGATACTCTTTGTTGGAGTGGTTACGTTTAGTCTTGGATCTTTATTGGTAACGGGATACAATCAACTAAAGAATACAGAAGTATTGCCTTCGGATCAATCAGATTTGACATTAAGCCTGACATTAAGGATTATTTTTCTTGGCATAGTGGTAATAGGACTTCCTTTATATATACAGGCATCCATACGGGTTTTTCTGGCTTCTCAAATTGATGATTTCTTTCAGGGATTAAGAAACGAGTTGTCTTATGGCGATGAAGATATCGGTCCTACAAAATACCTGATCTCACTTTCGTTTGTTGTTTTTGCGATCAGTTATTATTCTTTTGTGAAAGAAAAAGGAAAATTGAACAGAGTATTATTTATTACCAGTTTTCTTGTTACAGTTGTGTATGCACTTTTAGCTACAGGGAGAACTTATTTTTTCATTATTCTTTCAATTTATTTGGGCATCAGTTATTTTCACAAAAAAAACTTTTCGCTTAAAAAATATGGGCTTTTGCTTATCGGCTTTTTGCTGGTGTTTATTTTATTTGGGATGTTATATGGTAAGGGAGGAGATCTAAAAGATTCCTTAAAAGATAACTTACAGGCTTCGTCAGAAACAACGGGAGTATATCTTGTTTCATCGATCACCGCACTGGATAATGAAATTGGCCGAAATGTTAAGGCCCGTTATCCGGGAGAATATACATTACGCTTTTTTATTAAAACAGGCCAACAACTGAACTTGGTGTCGGACAAAAAGGTGAGTAGCCTTGTATCAGATTTTGTTTTCGTTCCGTATCCAACCAATGTATTCACATTTTATAGTCCCTACATCCGTGATTTTGGAAAGATGTATGCCTGGCTTATGATAGGGTTGTTTGGGGCGTTACATACCTGGATCTATCACAGGTCTGCAAGAACAAAAAATCTGAGAAACACATTATACTATTCCTTTCTGCTGTTTCCGTTGTTGATGAGTTTTTTTCAGGACCAGTATATGAGTCTTTTTTCTTTCTGGTTACAGATCATGTTTTTTATTGAACTGTTTTTGTTCCTGGATGTTTATTTTAAGGTTAGAAAAGATAAAGTTATCCAGTCTTAA
- a CDS encoding lipopolysaccharide biosynthesis protein: MDLFERFKKDYFNYLVSFILPALVTGISIPVFKRILGSDGYGNFSIWFNLSLICVAILGVWITNSILRFYAGSENKVLFIQQVITIAFITQLFFCIPISLLIGVKSGDFLLGALIAVSILSTAIQFTIAAVSQSAFLSRKIIFLESIRVGTYLLLSLLLLLTTKMNYLYALFIGTIISYIVSAGYLYLQISKQIPGLKDVVYTSSNIKPLTNKFLKYGAPLSFWFAFSFLLGYIDKIFMAKNIGATVQGNYQAIFDLLSRGITILIYPVVTSLYPILTVAYEKGEIRAIKNILKKILLYELAGFVFATVLYWLFGADLLLLILKTPNTLSYKMMGFIVIAGTFIWQMAMVIQKHFELKLKSFLMLKMVVVAFAVQFLLYIIWGNSTNEMLYPLGYLLSAIVYLVLVSYSEFIVLLKKL, from the coding sequence ATGGATTTATTTGAAAGATTTAAAAAAGACTATTTCAATTATCTGGTTAGTTTTATTTTACCGGCATTAGTTACAGGTATATCTATTCCCGTTTTTAAAAGAATATTAGGCTCCGATGGATATGGGAATTTTTCTATTTGGTTTAATCTTTCGTTGATCTGTGTGGCTATTTTAGGTGTGTGGATCACCAACAGCATTCTGCGTTTTTACGCAGGCAGCGAAAATAAAGTATTATTTATTCAGCAGGTCATTACCATCGCATTTATTACGCAGTTATTTTTTTGTATACCGATATCTTTATTAATTGGGGTTAAAAGTGGTGATTTTTTATTAGGGGCATTGATAGCGGTATCCATCTTAAGCACGGCAATTCAATTTACAATTGCAGCGGTTTCTCAATCGGCATTTTTATCACGGAAAATAATTTTTCTGGAGAGTATTCGGGTAGGAACTTACCTGTTGTTGTCATTGCTATTGTTGTTAACAACAAAAATGAATTACCTCTACGCTTTATTCATAGGTACAATAATTTCATACATCGTATCTGCAGGGTATTTGTATCTGCAGATCTCTAAACAAATACCCGGATTAAAAGATGTAGTGTATACAAGCAGCAATATAAAGCCACTTACAAACAAATTTTTGAAGTACGGAGCACCTCTTTCATTTTGGTTTGCCTTTTCATTTTTGCTGGGTTACATTGATAAGATCTTTATGGCTAAAAACATAGGTGCAACAGTGCAAGGAAATTATCAGGCTATATTTGATCTGTTGTCAAGAGGGATCACTATTTTGATCTATCCTGTTGTTACCTCTTTATATCCGATTCTGACTGTGGCATATGAGAAAGGAGAGATCAGGGCTATTAAAAATATTCTTAAAAAGATATTGTTGTATGAACTGGCCGGATTTGTTTTTGCTACAGTACTTTACTGGCTTTTTGGAGCAGATCTTTTATTACTGATATTAAAAACTCCGAATACTTTATCTTATAAAATGATGGGTTTTATTGTTATTGCAGGTACATTTATATGGCAAATGGCAATGGTTATTCAAAAGCATTTTGAGCTTAAGTTGAAGAGTTTTTTAATGTTGAAAATGGTTGTGGTGGCATTTGCGGTACAGTTTTTATTGTATATTATCTGGGGCAATAGCACAAACGAAATGTTATATCCATTGGGCTATTTGTTGTCGGCAATAGTATACCTGGTATTGGTTTCTTATTCAGAGTTTATTGTGCTTTTAAAAAAGCTATAA
- a CDS encoding Wzz/FepE/Etk N-terminal domain-containing protein: MTEITGDKIGASSDKGSQQIMLVEQIKSWVNIIKKKWWLFALVGLLAGIVGFFYAKSQKPKYQSRLTFALDDGGSEGGLGGALSLAAQFGLNLGGGKDVFAGENILEILKSRRMIERVLLSVDTFENKPTTLIEFFIDQSDLRTRTKNPAVAAIHFPVGQTKETFTYLQDSVLYATYIEFTSNFIVAQKPDRKLNIFEVNVTNTNEKFAKDFTDRLVNETNSFYIELSSKKSRQTLEILEQRVASMKGNLNSSISSKAATQDANLNPAFAQAQVPILQQQVNMQVYGGAYGEMFKNLELARFQYLKEVPLMQIIDAADYPMKKIKKSKLVTAVLFSIISVLVTFFIIWALQLFNNANGQKNPINN, from the coding sequence ATGACTGAAATTACCGGAGATAAGATCGGGGCTTCATCTGATAAAGGATCTCAACAGATTATGTTGGTAGAACAAATAAAAAGTTGGGTGAATATTATTAAAAAGAAATGGTGGCTATTTGCATTGGTAGGTTTATTGGCGGGAATTGTAGGTTTTTTTTATGCAAAAAGTCAAAAACCTAAATATCAAAGTAGGCTTACATTTGCTTTAGATGATGGAGGTAGCGAAGGAGGCCTTGGTGGTGCGTTAAGTTTAGCCGCACAATTTGGATTGAATTTAGGAGGAGGAAAAGATGTATTTGCCGGTGAGAATATCCTTGAGATATTGAAAAGTCGTCGAATGATTGAAAGAGTATTGCTATCTGTAGATACATTCGAAAATAAACCAACAACCCTTATTGAATTTTTTATTGATCAATCTGATTTGAGAACCCGTACAAAAAATCCTGCGGTTGCTGCTATTCATTTTCCTGTGGGACAGACAAAGGAAACATTTACATATTTACAGGACAGTGTTTTGTATGCCACTTATATTGAGTTTACAAGTAATTTCATTGTAGCACAAAAGCCCGATAGAAAACTAAATATATTCGAAGTAAATGTTACCAACACGAATGAAAAATTTGCCAAAGATTTTACAGACAGGCTGGTAAATGAAACAAATAGTTTTTATATCGAACTCAGTAGTAAAAAATCACGTCAAACTTTAGAGATACTGGAGCAAAGAGTGGCTTCTATGAAAGGGAATTTAAATTCGAGCATCAGCAGTAAAGCTGCTACACAGGATGCTAATTTAAATCCGGCCTTTGCTCAGGCGCAAGTGCCAATACTTCAACAACAGGTAAATATGCAGGTATATGGAGGGGCATACGGAGAGATGTTTAAAAATCTGGAGCTTGCTAGGTTTCAATATTTAAAAGAAGTGCCGTTAATGCAAATCATCGATGCTGCAGATTATCCGATGAAAAAAATTAAAAAAAGCAAACTGGTTACGGCAGTATTGTTTTCTATAATATCAGTTTTAGTAACATTTTTTATTATCTGGGCGCTTCAGTTATTTAATAATGCAAACGGACAAAAAAATCCAATTAACAACTAA